The window TACCAATCCTAGTGTGAAAAGTACCGCATCAACAATTCGATAACAGGTAAGTTAACTGAAGAAAAAAACAACACTAAAGCACTACAGGAACGCTATAACATGTCAGAAGGTCAATTATTTAAGAGCTCTTTGCTCGCATTGTGTATCGCTAACGCCTTATTCGGGATGAGCTCAACCGCAGTCGCGGCGGAGCAACAAGAGGCAACGGCAGAAAATATGGAGGTGATCCAAGTACGCGGCATACGTCGTTCGATTGAAGCCTCATTGAATACCAAACGCTTCGCCGACTCCACGGTCGATGCCATCACCTCGGAAGACATAGGTAAGTTTCCCGATAAAAACATCGGTGATGCGCTGCAGCGAATTTCTGGGGTGACGGTCGATAGGCAATACGGCGAAGTAAGCGGCGTCACTATTCGCGGTACAGCGCCAGAGCAGAGCCGTATTTTGCTTAACGGTCAAACCGTTGCCAGCACTTCTTGGTATGACTTGGGTCCTGCCACTCGTACCTTCAATATGGAATTGTTGTCGGCCGAGCAAGTGAACGCCGTTGAAGTGCACAAAACCCCGACCGCCAGACTTGAAGAAGGTGCGCTGGGCGGCACTGTCGATCTCAAAACCCGCAAGCCCTTAGATCTCGATGCCCACACCTATCAAGTCGCTGGCGAGCTGAGCCAAAGCAGCCTGTACGATGAAACAGACCCGAGTGGCTCTTTCCTCGGGAGCTGGAAAAATGACGACGAAAAGTTCGGCATTTTAGGCGCCTATTCAGTAGAAAAAATTACCAGCGGCCGCCAAGTGCTGGAATCTCTCAGTGGTTATTATGAATACTTCGCCGCCGATCCCGCGCAAAATCAAGAATCTACCGTTGGCGCTTGGGGCATTGGCTCGCAGGCATTTAGAGCGGAACGTGAACGGACCAGCGCCCAAGTCACACTGCAATTTGCACCAACTGACAATACCGAGTTCACCTTAGATTACTTTAATTTTGAACTCGATATCCCCCACGTAAACCACAACTTCTTAACCGTTGGCGCTCGCGGTTCAGGCTCCACCAACGTAGTGAATAACGCCCAAGGCGGCACATCATCGGCAACGATTCTGCCGGCGTATGCGTCGATTATTTATAACCCTGTGGTGCGCCACGCGGTCAATATGAAGTCTGACGTACTCAACTTGACCGGAAAATACGTCGGGGACAGTTTTACGATTAGCGGCGTCATTGGCCAATCGACCTCAGATGGCGGCACCCAAGGCGGTTCATCTTCTTGGTGGATCCCAGCGACAGATCAAGGCGGTAAAATTGGCGATCCCGCCTTCCCTAACGGTCAAGGCAGTGTCGATGGTGGCTTTAGTTACGACGCCACGGGTCCCTACCAAGTGGTGCTGACGAGTTTAGATGCTAACGATGCCAGCCAGTTCAAGCACGCTCAAGAGGCGAACTACGAAACCACAGTGCAAGATCATAAAGTGACCTACGCACAGACCGATTTCGAATATCAACTCGACCATGATTTTATTAACAAAATTGCGGTCGGGATTAAATACAACACCAGTGATTTCGAGCGTAATGCCTTCAACCGTAACCCCGCAGAAATTCTAGGTTTCGTGCCTAATGGCAACCTCGCTAACTGGAGCGATGGCGTGCTGTCTGGGCTACATTCCCAGAGCGGCGGCAATGTACTCGACTCCTATGCCAAGTTAGATGAAGACAAATGGTGGGCCTTTATCAGCGAGAAATACGCCAATGGCGAGTTAGTGGAAGTCGCCGATCTCGGTAACACCTTCACTGTCGAAGAGGATATGTTGGCCCTGTACGCCCAAGCGGATTTCAGCGGCGAATTCTACCGTGGTAACTTTGGCGTGCGTTACGTTAACACAGACCAAACCTCAACTGGTTTTGCCGATGGCAAGCCCTACAATGAATCCGTCAATTACGATAATTGGCTACCGAGTATCAACGTCGCCTTTGATCTGCAAGAAGATTTAATCCTACGTGCTTCGGCCTCTTCCGTGATGGCACGTAACAACTATAGCGATCTTAAACCTGGTTTAGCCATAGCGAAAAACTTTGGTACTGCAACCGGCGGCAATCCAAATTTGAAACCCTATAAGGCGAATCAAGCCGACCTTGGCATCGAATGGTACTTCACTGAATCTTCTATGCTGTCGGCGGCCTTGTTCTACAAAGATATTGATAACGTAGTGTTTGTCACTGAGTCGACGCAGTACATTGAAGGTTGCGGCGCGTCAGAATCCGAGTGGGATAAATGCCGCGTCACAGCCCCTGCCAACGGCGGTAGCGGCTCAGTGACTGGGCTTGAAATCCAGCTTCAACATAACTTTGAAAGCGGTTTTGGCTTCTTGACCAACTACACCTATGTTGACAGTAAGAGCACTCGCCCCGATGGCACTGAACAAATGATTGAAGGCGTGTCAGAAAACTCCTTCAACGGCTCACTCTTCTACGAAGATGATCTATTCAGCGCCCGTATCGCCTATAACTGGCGTTCAGAATACTTAGGCGTGGGTAACATTCAAAACGTGTTAAACGACAGCTATCAACAAGTCGATGCCTCGATTATTTGGCATGCGATGGAGAACTTAGATGTTTCACTCGAAGGGGTTAACTTAACCAATGAAGTGGTGCAATCCTATGATGTTAAATACGGATTGACCCAAAATACCATCGAATTTGGTTCACGTTATTTCGTCGGTGCCAGCTACAAATTTTAAACTTGAGTCACACCATAGCCGACCTTAGGGTCGGCTTTTTGCGTTGATAATGCAGTGGGGATAAGCCATGAAAGTGAAGCAAGCAATCAGAAAAATCATTATCTTAGGTGGCGGCACCGCAGGCTGGATGGCAGCGGCCGCCCTCGCGAATAACCCCGTATTTGCCGCCATTGAACTCTGTTTAGTGGAATCGGACAACATAGGCACTATCGGCGTTGGCGAAGGCTCGACGCCACACCTAAAACGCTTTATGGACAACTTAGGCATTAGCGAAAAAGATTGGATGGAGCAATGCCACGCCAGCTATAAAACCGGCATCGACTTTATCAATTGGAATGGTGACGGGCAGCAATACTTCCACCCTTTCTATTTTCAAATGGATGTGAAACCCGCTGAAGTTTTCTTTATCAACGCCAATGCAAGACGCCGAGGGCATGGCAATGCCGTTAAACCCGATGCGTTTTTCTCTAGCGGCGTACTGGCCAAACACAATCTCAGCCCAAGGCCGAAGAAAACACTACCCTGCGCTAACGAATACGGCTATCACTTCGATGCGACTGAGCTGGCCAACTACTTAAAAGATTATGCCTGCCAGCGCGGCGTACGGCAGATCATTGCTGATGTGGTCGAGGTTTCAACCACCCAACACCAGCAGATTGAGACACTGATCCTAGCAAATGGCGAACGACTGAGCGCCGACTTTTTCATCGATGCCAGCGGCTTTAGCGCTAAGTTAATTCATAAAGCCCTAGGCGTGCCCTTTCAATCCTTCGCCGAGGAGTTGCTCAACGACAGCGCCGTCACTGTACCTGTACCTGCATTATTGGACTCCACTCAAACGCAGCAGGCAAAGTACCATACCCGCGCCACGGCGCTCAGTGCGGGCTGGCTATGGCAAATCCCCCTCACCCACAGGCTTGGCAATGGCTATGTTTATAGCAGTCGCCACCTCAGTGCCAATGCCGCGGCTAAGGAATTATTGCACAATGTAAATTTACCCGAGTCGACCCAAGTGCGGTTTCTTAAAATGCGGGTCGGCGTCAGTGACAAGGCTTGGCACAACAATGTGCTAGCAATAGGACTCGCGCAAAGTTTTATCGAGCCACTCGAAGCCACGTCCATCATGATGACCCAATTCACCCTTGAAAAATTTATGTCGTTATTCGAGCGCTATCAATTGAATAAGCAAGCAGAGACCTTAAGTCGACAAACACTCAATCAGGCGGTCATGCAGTTAGTGCTCGGCATAAAGGATTACATTCAGGCACATTATGTCACCAGCCAGCGCAGCGAACCCTATTGGGTGGCAGCGAGAAAAGTCGCTATTTCCCAAAGGCTGACGCAACTATTAAAAGCTTGGTATCAAGGGGAAGACTTTGATCTGCTGCTTTACCAATACGATCAGCAACTCGCCTACTTTCGCCCCTCTTGGTATGCGCTGTTAGCGGGAATGGATTACCACGACCCCAAACTGAAGCGCCCATTTGAGCCGATTTCAGCGGACATTACGGCGCAGGCAATAAGCTATTGCCAAACCTTAGTGGAGCAGTATTTTCAGCCTAAGCATTCGTGATAGTAAGGGTTAAATCGCCCTTTGTTTACTGCTAAAGCGCTGACGAAAGCGACTCGGCGTGACGCCTTTAAATTGAATAAAGCGTCGATTGAAATTAGATAAATTATTGAAACCACACTGATCGCTGATGGTTGAAATCGGGCTCTGGTTCGAGAGTAATAACTTGCACGCCTTAGCGATCCTGAGTTGATTGATAAACTCAGTTAAGGTTTTCTCGGTGCGTTT of the Shewanella baltica genome contains:
- a CDS encoding TonB-dependent receptor, which translates into the protein MSEGQLFKSSLLALCIANALFGMSSTAVAAEQQEATAENMEVIQVRGIRRSIEASLNTKRFADSTVDAITSEDIGKFPDKNIGDALQRISGVTVDRQYGEVSGVTIRGTAPEQSRILLNGQTVASTSWYDLGPATRTFNMELLSAEQVNAVEVHKTPTARLEEGALGGTVDLKTRKPLDLDAHTYQVAGELSQSSLYDETDPSGSFLGSWKNDDEKFGILGAYSVEKITSGRQVLESLSGYYEYFAADPAQNQESTVGAWGIGSQAFRAERERTSAQVTLQFAPTDNTEFTLDYFNFELDIPHVNHNFLTVGARGSGSTNVVNNAQGGTSSATILPAYASIIYNPVVRHAVNMKSDVLNLTGKYVGDSFTISGVIGQSTSDGGTQGGSSSWWIPATDQGGKIGDPAFPNGQGSVDGGFSYDATGPYQVVLTSLDANDASQFKHAQEANYETTVQDHKVTYAQTDFEYQLDHDFINKIAVGIKYNTSDFERNAFNRNPAEILGFVPNGNLANWSDGVLSGLHSQSGGNVLDSYAKLDEDKWWAFISEKYANGELVEVADLGNTFTVEEDMLALYAQADFSGEFYRGNFGVRYVNTDQTSTGFADGKPYNESVNYDNWLPSINVAFDLQEDLILRASASSVMARNNYSDLKPGLAIAKNFGTATGGNPNLKPYKANQADLGIEWYFTESSMLSAALFYKDIDNVVFVTESTQYIEGCGASESEWDKCRVTAPANGGSGSVTGLEIQLQHNFESGFGFLTNYTYVDSKSTRPDGTEQMIEGVSENSFNGSLFYEDDLFSARIAYNWRSEYLGVGNIQNVLNDSYQQVDASIIWHAMENLDVSLEGVNLTNEVVQSYDVKYGLTQNTIEFGSRYFVGASYKF
- a CDS encoding tryptophan halogenase family protein, with product MKVKQAIRKIIILGGGTAGWMAAAALANNPVFAAIELCLVESDNIGTIGVGEGSTPHLKRFMDNLGISEKDWMEQCHASYKTGIDFINWNGDGQQYFHPFYFQMDVKPAEVFFINANARRRGHGNAVKPDAFFSSGVLAKHNLSPRPKKTLPCANEYGYHFDATELANYLKDYACQRGVRQIIADVVEVSTTQHQQIETLILANGERLSADFFIDASGFSAKLIHKALGVPFQSFAEELLNDSAVTVPVPALLDSTQTQQAKYHTRATALSAGWLWQIPLTHRLGNGYVYSSRHLSANAAAKELLHNVNLPESTQVRFLKMRVGVSDKAWHNNVLAIGLAQSFIEPLEATSIMMTQFTLEKFMSLFERYQLNKQAETLSRQTLNQAVMQLVLGIKDYIQAHYVTSQRSEPYWVAARKVAISQRLTQLLKAWYQGEDFDLLLYQYDQQLAYFRPSWYALLAGMDYHDPKLKRPFEPISADITAQAISYCQTLVEQYFQPKHS